A window of the Eubalaena glacialis isolate mEubGla1 chromosome 9, mEubGla1.1.hap2.+ XY, whole genome shotgun sequence genome harbors these coding sequences:
- the LOC133098329 gene encoding acyl-protein thioesterase 1-like, translating into MRGRSSRCMCHNNMSAPLPAIVPAVRKATAAVIFLHGLGDTGHGWAEDLAGIRSAHIKYICLHAPVMPVTLNMNMAMPSWFDIIGLSPDSQEDETGIKQAAESVKALIRQEVKNGIPSNGIILGGFSQGGALSLYTALTTQQKLAGVTALSCWLPLRASFPRGPISGLNRDISILQCHGDLDPLVSLMFGSLTAERLKTLVNPANVTFKSYGGMIHSSCQQEMMDIKQFIDKLLTPID; encoded by the coding sequence ATGCGCGGTCGGTCGAGCCGGTGTATGTGCCACAATAACATGTCGGCCCCGCTGCCCGCCATTGTGCCCGCCGTCCGGAAGGCCACCGCCGCGGTGATTTTCCTTCATGGATTGGGAGATACAGGGCATGGGTGGGCAGAAGACTTGGCAGGTATCAGAAGCGCCCACATCAAATACATCTGCCTGCATGCACCGGTTATGCCTGTAACGTTAAATATGAACATGGCCATGCCTTCTTGGTTTGACATTATTGGTCTTTCACCAGATTCACAGGAAGATGAAACTGGAATTAAACAGGCAGCAGAAAGTGTAAAAGCTTTGATAAGGCAAGAGGTGAAGAATGGCATTCCTTCTAACGGAATTATTTTGGGAGGATTTTCTCAGGGAGGAGCTTTATCTCTGTACACGGCACTGACCACACAGCAGAAGCTGGCCGGCGTCACTGCTCTCAGCTGCTGGCTGCCCCTGCGGGCTTCCTTTCCACGGGGTCCTATCAGTGGCTTGAATAGAGACATTTCTATTCTTCAGTGCCATGGAGATTTGGATCCTTTAGTTTCCCTAATGTTTGGTTCTCTTACTGCTGAAAGGCTAAAAACATTGGTAAATCCAGCCAATGTAACCTTCAAAAGCTATGGAGGCATGATACACAGTTCATG